From the Nitrospiria bacterium genome, the window TCGTGGCCCTATTGGTGCGGTGCCTTCCATGTCTTTGGATTCACAATCGTCCTCAGACCTGTTGAAAGGTTTCCATTTTGTCGACGACTTTAGACACATCCGGAAGCATTGAAACGAGTCGATCCGCGAAGTGTCTCTCACGGGACCGATCGACGATGCCGCGCAGGGTCACAATGCCGTTGACCACGCGTACCCGTAGTTGCCTGATATCGATCAGCGGGTTTTCGATCAGAGTCGACCGGGCCTTTTTTTCTATCGCGATGTCCTGATCCAGAGGCGGTATTACCAGGATGTTGTTCTGGACCCCTCGTACCCCGGGGATCTGCATCGCGATCAGTTCGGCCAGGCCTTTTTCCTCCCCGGTCAAAACAGTTCCTTCCAGTTTAACAATCCCGTGATGGGACGACACCCCGATGCGGTTCAGGTTCAAATGACCGTCTTTTTCCATGGTGG encodes:
- a CDS encoding BON domain-containing protein; the encoded protein is MNKLMNIGAWTLVVAAVFLVILIPGPASPATPMEKGDLWIKTATESTMEKDGHLNLNRIGVSSHHGIVKLEGTVLTGEEKGLAELIAMQIPGVRGVQNNILVIPPLDQDIAIEKKARSTLIENPLIDIRQLRVRVVNGIVTLRGIVDRSRERHFADRLVSMLPDVSKVVDKMETFQQV